Proteins encoded in a region of the Zea mays cultivar B73 chromosome 4, Zm-B73-REFERENCE-NAM-5.0, whole genome shotgun sequence genome:
- the LOC103655810 gene encoding lysosomal Pro-X carboxypeptidase yields the protein MVMERVVIAAVFLLLFSCQPSEAGRVVVRRPPPTLARRQRHYTSPRAGGDGGGGVSVPPAVQYETRWYTQRLDHFNSAPASYATFQQRYLVNDTFWGGPTAPIFLYAGNEGDVDLFTNNTGFMWESAPRFRALLVFVEHRYYGESMPFGGTRAAAFRDARTKGYLTVTQALADYASFVLSLKANLSAPAAPVVVFGGSYGGMLAAWMRLKYPHIVMGAVASSAPILSFYGIVDPYAFYDRITDDFKSESKHCYDVLRKSWDVLDDALATKEGQAQLRRTFTMCNGSSVQDIPSLLESAVVYAAMTDYPTPSGFLTPLPAYPVRAMCRAIDASRAESLTLSQVRDAMDVYYNHTGAAACFRAEEDDDPHGMYDGWNWQACTEVMVMAYGIRDGGVLQPSPFNFTDVVDSCRNYTGLPPRPFWIETEFGGFDIGNVLKKSASNIVFFNGLRDPWSTGGVLKSISDSIIALVEPKGSHHVDLRFSSKEDPEWLKQVRVKETRIIARWLKQYYSDEGIAA from the exons ATGGTCATGGAGAGAGTCGTCATCGCTGCCGTCTTCCTTCTCCTCTTCTCATGCCAACCATCTGAAGCGGGCCGGGTCGTCGTCCGGCGGCCGCCGCCGACGCtggcgaggcggcagcggcactacACCTCACCGCGCGCGGGCGGCGACGGTGGTGGAGGCGTGTCCGTGCCGCCGGCGGTGCAGTACGAGACGCGGTGGTACACGCAGCGGCTGGACCACTTCAACTCCGCGCCGGCGAGCTACGCGACGTTCCAGCAGCGGTACCTGGTCAACGACACCTTCTGGGGCGGCCCGACCGCGCCCATCTTCCTGTACGCCGGCAACGAGGGCGACGTGGACCTCTTCACCAACAACACGGGGTTCATGTGGGAGTCGGCGCCCCGGTTCCGCGCCTTGCTCGTCTTCGTGGAGCACCGCTACTACGGCGAGTCCATGCCGTTCGGGGGCACCAGGGCGGCCGCGTTCCGGGACGCCCGCACCAAGGGCTACCTCACCGTCACGCAGGCGCTCGCCGACTACGCGTCGTTCGTGCTCAGCCTCAAGGCCAACCTCAGCGCGCCGGCGGCCCCCGTCGTCGTCTTCGGCGGCTCCTACGGCGGCATGCTGGCCGCGTGGATGCGCCTCAAGTACCCGCACATCGTCATGGGCGCCGTCGCGTCGTCCGCGCCCATCCTCAGCTTCTACGGCATCGTCGACCCCTACGCCTTCTacgaccgcatcaccgacgacttCAAG AGCGAGAGCAAGCACTGCTACGACGTGCTCCGGAAGTCGTGGGACGTCCTCGACGATGCGCTCGCCACCAAAGAAGGCCAGGCACAGCTGAGACGTACATTCACCATGTGCAA TGGAAGTAGCGTGCAGGACATCCCGTCTCTGCTGGAGAGCGCGGTGGTGTACGCGGCCATGACGGACTACCCGACGCCGTCGGGGTTCCTGACGCCGCTGCCGGCGTACCCAGTCCGCGCCATGTGCCGCGCCATAGACGCCAGCCGGGCGGAGTCG CTGACGCTGTCCCAGGTCCGGGACGCCATGGACGTGTACTACAACCACACGGGCGCGGCGGCGTGCTTCCGCGCCGAGGAGGACGACGACCCCCACGGCATGTACGACGGGTGGAACTGGCAGGCGTGCACGGAGGTGATGGTGATGGCGTACGGCATCCGCGACGGCGGCGTGCTGCAGCCGTCGCCCTTCAACTTCACCGACGTCGTCGACAGCTGCCGCAACTACACCGGGCTGCCGCCGCGCCCGTTCTGGATCGAGACCGAGTTCGGCGGATTC GATATTGGGAATGTCCTGAAGAAATCTGCTAGCAACATCGTCTTCTTCAACGGGCTGCGGGACCCGTGGAGCACTGGAGG CGTACTGAAGAGCATCTCTGACAGCATCATTGCGCTGGTGGAGCCCAAAG GGTCACACCACGTGGATCTGAGATTTTCCAGCAAGGAGGACCCTGAGTGGCTGAAGCAGGTGCGAGTGAAGGAGACCAGGATCATAGCGCGCTGGCTCAAGCAATACTACAGCGACGAGGGCATTGCAGCCTGA